In a genomic window of Cynocephalus volans isolate mCynVol1 chromosome 1, mCynVol1.pri, whole genome shotgun sequence:
- the PI3 gene encoding elafin has product MKTSSFFVLVALLIFGTLAVEAAVLGVPVKGQDTLKDHVPFKGQDPAKGQVSVKGQGPVKEQGSVKGPVSTKPGSCPNILIRCAMLNPPNRCGSDADCSGNKKCCVGPCGMACLNPQ; this is encoded by the exons ATGAAGACCAGCAGCTTCTTTGTCTTGGTGGCGCTCCTCATCTTTGGGACGCTAGCGGTAGAGGCAGCTGTCCTGGGAG TTCCCGTTAAAGGTCAAGACACTCTAAAAGATCATGTTCCATTCAAAGGACAAGATCCTGCTAAAGGACAAGTTTCAGTTAAAGGCCAAGGTCCAGTCAAGGAACAAGGTTCAGTCAAGGGGCCAGTTTCCACTAAGCCTGGCTCCTGCCCCAATATTCTGATACGCTGCGCCATGCTGAATCCTCCTAACCGCTGTGGGAGCGACGCTGACTGCTCAGGAAACAAGAAGTGCTGTGTAGGCCCCTGTGGGATGGCCTGTCTGAACCCCCAGTGA